The genomic region ACACGCTCTGCATGATCTGCTTCAGCGGGGGCATCGGTCTCGGCACCGTCTGGCTGCGTCACCAAATTTCGGATACAGCGAACGTCGTCCGCCGCCTGGAGGCGCAGGTTGTCGAGACCGAGCGCAGGCTGGCCGACACGCACACCCAGGTGGCCCGCGAGGAGACTTTCGAGAATCTCGCGCGCCGCAACGCCGAATGGAAGCTGGGCCTTGCGGCGCCCGTGGAGGCGCAGGTCCGGCGGATCATCGGATCGCCCGAGCGCCGCCTGACGATACTGCGCAACCGCGATCTCTACAACCGTGACTCCGCCCCCTCCGGCGACCGGAAGGAAACCGCCGGGCCTGGAGGCGTGAATCGCTGAACCCATGGCGCGCGGGTTTGCCTCCAACTACCGGATCGTCCTCCTGGGCGCCGTCGTCACGGCGGCGTTCCTGGGGATCGCGATGCGGCTCGTCGACCTGCATGTGATCGACCGCGAGCGGCTGACACGCTATGTCGACAAGGCGCGCCGCCAGGTTGTCGTGGAGAAGGCCCGCCGCGGGGACATCCTTGATTCGCGCGGACAGATTCTCGCGACTTCGCGTCCGCTGATTGTGATCGGTGTGGATCCGCAGGTTGCGCGTCCGGAGGACGAGGCCCGGTGGCCCGACCTGGCGCGCCTGCTCAAGCTTCCCTATCCGCAGGTGGCGGCCGCATTCCGCACCAGGAACCGGGTGGTGTCCCGGCTGGCGGAGGTTGCCGCGCGTGCGGGTGGCGACGAGTATGGCGGCGACGCCACCGACGATCCCGAAGGCACGGAAGTTCGCTGGGTGAAACTGAGCGACACCGTCGACGAGCCGACCTACGACCGCATCATGGAGCTCGGCATCAAGGGTGTGTATGCCCCTCCGAAGAGCTACACGCGCGCCTATCCCAACAATGACCTGGCGGCCCATGTCATCGGCTTTGTGAACAAGGAGCATGTCGCCGTGCAGGGTGTCGAACGCTGGGCGGATTTCTACCTGCGCGGCCAGGACGGCTGGCGGGAATCCGAGAAGGACGGCAAGCGCCGTGAGCTTCCGCAGTTCCGTACGCGCGAGGTGCCCGCGGCCCAGGGGTACACGGTCGTGCTCTCTCTCGATTCCTTCGTCCAGCACCTGGCGGAGGAGGAGCTTGCGCACATCACGGCAAGCTACCACCCGATCAAGGCGACGATCATCGTGAGCGATGCGAACACCGGGTTCATCCTGGCGATGGCGAATTCGCCGACATTCAACCTGAATGAGTACAACAAGCTGTCCGGGGATGAATTGAAGTGCCTGCGCAACATCGCGGTGGCGGACATCCTCGAGCCCGGTTCGACGTTCAAGATCGTGGCGGCCTCCGGCGCGCTCAATGACCGGAAGGTCAACCTGACGCAGAGTTTCGACTGCAGCCTCGAGCGCATCGATTACCGCGGGAAGTCGCTGGACATGCCAGGCGAGGCGCATCGCTTTGATCATCCGCTGACGCTCTCCGAAATCGTCTCCCATTCATCAAACAAGGGGGCCGCCCAGCTTGGGATGCTCCTGGGCGAGCAGCGCATGTGGGAGTACGCAAGGGCGTTTGGATTCGGTGAGTACACCGGGTTTCCATCGCTCTATCCGGAGTCGCCCGGCATGCTGGCCAACTACACGAAGTGGCGGGGGACGGACATCACGCGCATTCCCATGGGGCATGGCATCGCGGCGACGCCCCTGCAGATCCACTATGCCATGGGTGTGATCGCGAGCGGCGGGGAACTGCTTCGCCCGCAGATCGTCCGCGAGGTGCGTGATGCACGCGGCGAGGTGCTTTACACGTTTGTGAAGTCGGTGCGTCGACGGGTGATAGAGGCGGGCACCGCGAAGACGGTTGCGCAGATGCTGCACCGGGTTACGCTTCCGGGTGAAGGCACCGCACAGGATGCAGCGATTCCCCAGTTTGAGGTCGCGGGGAAAACCGGAACGACGCAGAAACTCATCGACGGTCACTATTCCACGCAGCATCACATCGGTTCGTTCGTCGGGTTCTTCCCGGCGAGCCGGCCGGAGGTTGTCATTTCCGTCTTCGTCGACGACGGCCAGATGCCCCCCGGCAAGCTCAACTACGGCAGCGCGGTCGCCGTGCCCAGCTTCCGGCGCATCGGTGAAAAGCTCGCCCAGTATCTCCGGATCACGCCGGTTGCCGCCTCCCCCGTCCGGTCGTTGCTGGCCCTTGAAGGAGGTCATCGGTGATCGGCTATCTCACCCACAACCACGCCCTGATCCACGCGTTTCGTCCGCGCACCCCAGCGTTTGCGGGCAGGACGCGGCGGGAGTCGGGGATCGAAGGGCGAATCTTCAAAATGGCACCTCTATTATCCGAAGTCTTCGCGAATGAGACGGTCGTGGCTGCGCGCGGCGCGATGGACCGGCCCGTTTCCGGCCTGGCGATGGACAGCCGGCGCGTGGTGCCGGGTCAGGTGTTTTTTGCGCTCGCCGGGCAGCGCACCGATGGCACCCAGTTCGTGGACGAGGCCATCAACCGCGGCGCTGTCGCCGTGGTGACAACGCGGATTCCGGCCACGATTCCGTCCCGGGTGACGTTCATTCAAGTGAGCGACCCGAGGGCGACGCTGGCGAGGGTGTCCCAGGCGTACTACCGGTTTCCGGATCGCGACATGGAGGTGATCGGCGTCACGGGCACCAACGGGAAAACGACGGTGACGCACCTGATCAAGCACCTGCTTGAAGGTGAACGCCGGGTTGGAATGCTGGGCACGATCAACTATGATCTCGGCGGACGCACCGTTCCGTCGTTCAAGACGACGCCGGAATCTCTGGACATCTTTGGCATGCTGGCCCAGATGCGCGATGCGGGATGCCGCCAGGCGGTCATGGAGGTCAGCTCGCATGGCATCGACCAGAAACGCGTGCTGGGGCTTCAGTTTGGCGTCGCAGTCTTCACCAACCTCACGCGCGACCACCTGGATTATCACCAGACGCTGGAGGACTATTTTGATGTGAAGACCAGGTTGTTCACCGGCGTCGGCGGACCGGCGCCGCAGATTGCGGTTGTCAACCTGGACGATCCGCACGGGCGGACGCTGCTCGCGCGGATTCCGGCGGGCGTGCGCAGGATCACGTTCGGCGAGGACAGCCAGGCGGAGGTCCGCGCGGAGGAGGTCGTGCTCGATTTCCGCAGTTCCTCCTTCACGCTGGTCTGGCCGCGCGGCCGCGTGCGAGTGGAGTCGGGACTGATCGGCCGCTACAATGTCAGCAATCTGCTCGCCGCGGTTGCCACGGCCTGGGCCCTGGGGCGCGACCCTGCGGATCTGCTGCAGAGGATCCGCGGCTTCCGCGGTGTTCCGGGCCGCATGGAGCGCATCGACGAGGGGCAGGAGTTCAATGTCCTCGTGGACTATGCGCACACGGATGACGCCCTGCGCAATGCCCTGGGCATGCTTCGGGCGATCACCCCCGGACGCCTGCTTGTGGTGTTCGGCTGCGGAGGAAACCGCGATCGCACCAAGCGGCCCCTGATGGTGGAGGCCGTGCAGGCGTACGCCGACTTCTCATTTGCGACCGCCGACAATCCGCGCGGCGAGCCCCTGGCGCGGATCTTCGATGACATGAGGGCCGGCATGAAGTCGCCCGAGAAGATGGCGTGGATAGACGACCGCCGGCGTGCGATCAGCCTGGCGCTCGACATGGCCAAGCCGGGGGACAGCCTGCTCATCGCCGGGAAGGGCCATGAAAGCTACCAGGAGTTTGCGGACACGGTGATTCCCTTTGATGACCGGCAGGTCACGCGGGAACTCATCGGAATAAAGGCCATCAAGTAGCCGGGTTGGGAATCCTGAGCAACGCGCACACCGCCATGCCGACGTTCAACCCTGAGTTTCTCGCCCGTGTCACGGGTGGAAGCTGGACCCGGTTTCCGGAGGTCCCTCTCAGCGGGTTTGCGCACGACACCCGGCATCTGGCGCAAGGGCAGGTTTTTGTAGCCATCCGGACGGAGAAGCGCGACGGACATGAGTTCGTTCGCGACGCCATGCGGGCGGGTGCGTCCGCAGCAGTGGTGTCGCGCGGCGATCCGTCGCTTGAGCTTCCCCAACTGATCGTCCCGGAGACGGTGGATGCGTTTCAGTCGATTGCCCGCGAGCATCGCAGGGCGTTTCGCGGTCCGGTCGTCGGCATTTCCGGCAGCGCGGGGAAGACATCCACCAAGAACCTCCTCGCGGCGCTTCTCGGGGGAGAACCCGCTGTTCTGGCGACCGAGGGAAACCTCAACAACCACCTCGGTGTTCCTCTCACACTGACCCGGATCGATCCGGCGATTCACCGTTTTGCGGTGATCGAGGCGGGGATAAGCGGGGCGGGGGAGATGGCTCCGCTTGCGCGGATGATCGAGCCTGACATCGGCATCATCACACTGGTGGCCCCCGCGCATCTGGAGGCGCTGGGATCGCTCGCCAATGTTGCGCGCGAGAAGGCGGCGCTGCTGTCCGCGTCCGCCTTGGCGATCTTCAACCGATCGTGCCTTGAGTTCGCGGCATTTCGCGATCTGGCGGCGCCCGCGCTGGTGGTTGAGTCTGCGGAGGTGGTGCTTCCCGCCGGGCATGCCGGGGACGGGGTGTATTTCGCAATCTCCCACCGGGAGGATCTGACGTCGACGTCGATTGCAATGGGGGCGGTGCCGTCGCAGGTCTTCACCTTTCCGCGCGTGTCGGACGGCATGGCGCGCAATGCGGTGCTCGCGATCTGCGCGGCGCTCCGGCTTGGAATTGAACCGGAAAGGGTCCGCCAGCGGCTCAGGGCGTGGCACCCGGCGGCGATGCGCGGGGAGATCCGGCGCGAGGACAACCGCCTGGTCTATCTCGACTGCTACAATGCAAATCCGGCGTCCATGGCGGACGCGCTGGCGAACTTCTACCAGATTGCGCCGCCGGCGGATCCCCGCCTCCTGATCATCGGAGGCATGGAGGAACTCGGCGAGGACTCGCGACGCTATCACCGGGACCTCGGTCGCATGCTGCACCTGCGTCCGGGTGACTTCTGCTATGTGATAGGATCGGAGGCTGAGGCGGTCCGCATGGGTGCGATCGAGAGTGGGAATCGTTCTGAGCAGATGGCCATCGCCTCGTCGGTCGAGCCGATTGCGGCGCATGTGGCTGCGTTCAACGGATCCGTTTTTGTGAAGGGAAGCCGCCGCCACGCGCTCGAACGCGCGGTGTCGCTAGCGGCGCACTAGAGACATCATGCTGAGTTATCTTGCAGAATTCGAGTCCGAGTTCGGCCCCCTGCGCCTGCTGCGCTTCATCACGCTGCGCACGCTGCTTGCGGCCATGTTCGCGCTCGTCATTGGATTTGTGATCGGCCCCTGGCTGATCCGGCGCCTGAAGCGGCTGAAGTTCGGCCAACACTATGACGACGACCGCGTGGGCGATCTCGCCCATCGTTTTGACAAGAAGAACACGCCGACGATGGGCGGCCTGATGATATTCATCGCCGTGTTCGCCAGCACGGTGCTGTGCGCGGTGCCGAACGTCTGGGTGTGTGTGGCGCTGTTCGTCTTTGCGGCTCTGACGGCGGTCGGCTTCCGCGACGACTATCTCAAGGTCGTCCGCAGGAATCGGGACGGCATTTCCTCCAGGGAAAAGCTGGTGTGGCAGACGCTGGTGACCGCGATTGCGCTCGCCGTCCTGATCTGGCATCCGACGAGCGCGGCAAAGATCCGCGAGCTGTGGATTCCATTCGTCAAGTTCCCGGTGTTCGTCGGCATCCCGGTGATCGCCCTGTTTGTGCTGATGTTTCTCTGGGTGGTCGGATTTTCCAATGCGATCAATCTCACGGACGGCCTCGACGGCCTGGCGATCGGATGCACGATCACGGTGGCGCTGGTCTACGGCATCATGGCGTATGCGGCGGGCAATGCCCGGATCGCCGACTATCTGCTGATCAGTTTCGTGCCCGGCACGGGGGAGCTGGCTGTTATCTGTGGAGCGCTGGTGGGGGCGGGCATGGCCTTTCTCTGGTTCAATTCGCATCCCGCTGAGGTGTTCATGGGGGACACCGGCTCGCTGGCGCTGGGCGGGCTCATTGGCGTGGTCGCGTTCATGGTGCAGCAGCCGCTCACCCTCGCGATTGTCGGCGGTGTGTTTGTGATCGAGGCGGTGTCGGTGATGATCCAGGTGGGCGTGTTCAAGGCCACGAAGCGCTTCAGTGCGGCGGGGCAGGGCCGGCGCGTGTTTCTCATGGCACCGCTGCATCACCATTTTCAAAAGAAGGGCTGGCCGGAGACCAAGGTGGTCCTCCGGTTCTGGATCGTCTCGCTCTTTTGCGCGCTTGTTGGACTGGGAACGCTGAAACTCCGCTGACTGAGAACCGCCCGATGCTGACACCTCCGCCATTCCTGGTCCCCCTGCTCAAGAGCCCTGTCGCGGTTCTTGGCGGAGGTGTGAGCGGAAGCGGTGTCATGGAGCTTCTGGCGGCGCTCGGTGTGGAGGGCGTGCTCTATGATGAAAAAAAGGACTGCGCGGATTTCGGGGCCGTGCCCGCGGCCGCGCACCGCCTGGTCGTGCATTCACCCGGCTTCCGTCCGGACCATCGCTGGCTTGTTCGCGCCAGGAGCAGCGGCCTGGTCTGCCTCGGAGAGCTGGATTTTGCGTCGCTCTTCTGGCGCGGGTCGGTGATCGCAGTCACCGGGACCAACGGCAAGACGACGCTGACCGAATTCCTGACGCACGCCCTGCTGCTTGCCGGCAGGGATGCGAGCGCGACTGGAAACGTCGGCTTTCCCTTCTCCAGGCTTGTGGCGGAGCGCGGAGGCGGGGCGCCGGATTCCGTCGCGGTGTGTGAAGTCAGCTCGTTTCAGTCCGAAGCCTTCCAGGTGTTTCGCGCCGATGCGGCGATCTGGACAAATTTCGCTGAGGATCACCTGGAGCGGCATCCGGGTCTGCAGGCCTATTTCATGGCGAAGTGGCGGTTGTTTGAGCGCACGGTTGGCGGGGAGGTGTATGCGGGAACAAGCGTGCAATCGTGGGCTGCGCAATTCGGCCAGACGCTGCCGCACGGCGCCTGTGTGGCGACACTCGGCCAGCCCGGGGACGTGCTGCTGCGGCACACGGCGTTCGACGAATATCCTCAGCGGGAAAACTTCCTGCTGGCAGCGGCCTGGTGGCGCGGCGCCGGGCTGCGGGAAAACATACTCTATGCCGCCGCCCAGTCGTTCAGGATCGGCCCGCACCGGCTGGCGAAGGTCGCCGAGCGGTCGGGGGTCACCTGGTGGAACGACTCGAAGGCCACGAACTTTCATGCAACCGAGGCGGCTCTCGAGCAGTTTCGCTCCCCGGTCGTGATGATTCTCGGCGGCAAGGCCAAGGGGGGCGACATCGCGGGCTTTGCATGCAGGATCGCCCCCAAGGTCAAGCATGCTTTCCTGCTCGGTGAAACGGCTCCGGTTCTCGCCGAGGCCTTTCAAGGCTGCAATGTGCCCCACACGGTCGCCGAAAGCCTGAAGTCCTGCGTTTCCGGCGCCGTGCGACTGGCGGGGGCGGGCGACCAGGTCCTGCTGAGCCCCGGCTTCTCGAGTCTCGATCAGTTTCGCGGGTACGATGATCGCGGCAGCCAGTTCGAGAACCTCGTGAACAACCTGTGAATCTTTCCCTTTTTAGATAGCATCCCGATCCCATTCCAATCACATTTTTCCCAATGAAAATCCTGCACATTTTTGGTGCGGTCGTAGCAGTCCACCTCGCCGTGTTCCTCATCATCTTCGCGGTGCCCGGGTGCCGCACGA from Opitutaceae bacterium harbors:
- a CDS encoding penicillin-binding protein 2; its protein translation is MARGFASNYRIVLLGAVVTAAFLGIAMRLVDLHVIDRERLTRYVDKARRQVVVEKARRGDILDSRGQILATSRPLIVIGVDPQVARPEDEARWPDLARLLKLPYPQVAAAFRTRNRVVSRLAEVAARAGGDEYGGDATDDPEGTEVRWVKLSDTVDEPTYDRIMELGIKGVYAPPKSYTRAYPNNDLAAHVIGFVNKEHVAVQGVERWADFYLRGQDGWRESEKDGKRRELPQFRTREVPAAQGYTVVLSLDSFVQHLAEEELAHITASYHPIKATIIVSDANTGFILAMANSPTFNLNEYNKLSGDELKCLRNIAVADILEPGSTFKIVAASGALNDRKVNLTQSFDCSLERIDYRGKSLDMPGEAHRFDHPLTLSEIVSHSSNKGAAQLGMLLGEQRMWEYARAFGFGEYTGFPSLYPESPGMLANYTKWRGTDITRIPMGHGIAATPLQIHYAMGVIASGGELLRPQIVREVRDARGEVLYTFVKSVRRRVIEAGTAKTVAQMLHRVTLPGEGTAQDAAIPQFEVAGKTGTTQKLIDGHYSTQHHIGSFVGFFPASRPEVVISVFVDDGQMPPGKLNYGSAVAVPSFRRIGEKLAQYLRITPVAASPVRSLLALEGGHR
- a CDS encoding UDP-N-acetylmuramoyl-L-alanyl-D-glutamate--2,6-diaminopimelate ligase; protein product: MIGYLTHNHALIHAFRPRTPAFAGRTRRESGIEGRIFKMAPLLSEVFANETVVAARGAMDRPVSGLAMDSRRVVPGQVFFALAGQRTDGTQFVDEAINRGAVAVVTTRIPATIPSRVTFIQVSDPRATLARVSQAYYRFPDRDMEVIGVTGTNGKTTVTHLIKHLLEGERRVGMLGTINYDLGGRTVPSFKTTPESLDIFGMLAQMRDAGCRQAVMEVSSHGIDQKRVLGLQFGVAVFTNLTRDHLDYHQTLEDYFDVKTRLFTGVGGPAPQIAVVNLDDPHGRTLLARIPAGVRRITFGEDSQAEVRAEEVVLDFRSSSFTLVWPRGRVRVESGLIGRYNVSNLLAAVATAWALGRDPADLLQRIRGFRGVPGRMERIDEGQEFNVLVDYAHTDDALRNALGMLRAITPGRLLVVFGCGGNRDRTKRPLMVEAVQAYADFSFATADNPRGEPLARIFDDMRAGMKSPEKMAWIDDRRRAISLALDMAKPGDSLLIAGKGHESYQEFADTVIPFDDRQVTRELIGIKAIK
- the murD gene encoding UDP-N-acetylmuramoyl-L-alanine--D-glutamate ligase, translating into MLTPPPFLVPLLKSPVAVLGGGVSGSGVMELLAALGVEGVLYDEKKDCADFGAVPAAAHRLVVHSPGFRPDHRWLVRARSSGLVCLGELDFASLFWRGSVIAVTGTNGKTTLTEFLTHALLLAGRDASATGNVGFPFSRLVAERGGGAPDSVAVCEVSSFQSEAFQVFRADAAIWTNFAEDHLERHPGLQAYFMAKWRLFERTVGGEVYAGTSVQSWAAQFGQTLPHGACVATLGQPGDVLLRHTAFDEYPQRENFLLAAAWWRGAGLRENILYAAAQSFRIGPHRLAKVAERSGVTWWNDSKATNFHATEAALEQFRSPVVMILGGKAKGGDIAGFACRIAPKVKHAFLLGETAPVLAEAFQGCNVPHTVAESLKSCVSGAVRLAGAGDQVLLSPGFSSLDQFRGYDDRGSQFENLVNNL
- a CDS encoding UDP-N-acetylmuramoyl-tripeptide--D-alanyl-D-alanine ligase; this translates as MPTFNPEFLARVTGGSWTRFPEVPLSGFAHDTRHLAQGQVFVAIRTEKRDGHEFVRDAMRAGASAAVVSRGDPSLELPQLIVPETVDAFQSIAREHRRAFRGPVVGISGSAGKTSTKNLLAALLGGEPAVLATEGNLNNHLGVPLTLTRIDPAIHRFAVIEAGISGAGEMAPLARMIEPDIGIITLVAPAHLEALGSLANVAREKAALLSASALAIFNRSCLEFAAFRDLAAPALVVESAEVVLPAGHAGDGVYFAISHREDLTSTSIAMGAVPSQVFTFPRVSDGMARNAVLAICAALRLGIEPERVRQRLRAWHPAAMRGEIRREDNRLVYLDCYNANPASMADALANFYQIAPPADPRLLIIGGMEELGEDSRRYHRDLGRMLHLRPGDFCYVIGSEAEAVRMGAIESGNRSEQMAIASSVEPIAAHVAAFNGSVFVKGSRRHALERAVSLAAH
- the mraY gene encoding phospho-N-acetylmuramoyl-pentapeptide-transferase → MLSYLAEFESEFGPLRLLRFITLRTLLAAMFALVIGFVIGPWLIRRLKRLKFGQHYDDDRVGDLAHRFDKKNTPTMGGLMIFIAVFASTVLCAVPNVWVCVALFVFAALTAVGFRDDYLKVVRRNRDGISSREKLVWQTLVTAIALAVLIWHPTSAAKIRELWIPFVKFPVFVGIPVIALFVLMFLWVVGFSNAINLTDGLDGLAIGCTITVALVYGIMAYAAGNARIADYLLISFVPGTGELAVICGALVGAGMAFLWFNSHPAEVFMGDTGSLALGGLIGVVAFMVQQPLTLAIVGGVFVIEAVSVMIQVGVFKATKRFSAAGQGRRVFLMAPLHHHFQKKGWPETKVVLRFWIVSLFCALVGLGTLKLR